A window from Lytechinus pictus isolate F3 Inbred chromosome 9, Lp3.0, whole genome shotgun sequence encodes these proteins:
- the LOC135155446 gene encoding uncharacterized protein LOC135155446, which produces MGILTELMCDNGTLSAPVPVCYENCDVDAIPFSNQTTADSLDHDESIVIACNSGYSSGMGIVTELMCDNGTLSAPVPVCYENCDIDAIPFSNQTTADSLDHDESIVIACNSGYSSGMGIVTELMCDNGTLSAPVPVCYGNFIGVL; this is translated from the exons atgggtattctaacagagctcatgtgtgataacggaaccctttctgcacctgttcctgtctgttatg aaaactgtgacgtggatgcaattcctttctcaaatcaaacaacggctgattctttggaccatgatgaaagtatcgttatagcctgtaacagtggctactCTTCCGGTATGGGGATtgtaacagagctcatgtgtgataacgggaccctttctgcacctgttcctgtctgttatg aaaactgtgacatagatgcaattcctttctcaaatcaaacaacggctgattctttggaccatgatgaaagtatcgttatagcctgtaacagtggctactCTTCCGGTATGGGGATtgtaacagagctcatgtgtgataacgggaccctttctgcacctgttcctgtctgttatg GCAACTTTATTGGGGTGCTCtaa